One genomic segment of Stenotrophomonas sp. 704A1 includes these proteins:
- a CDS encoding efflux RND transporter periplasmic adaptor subunit: MKRNFRFLMTTAMAAALALAAPAFAHDGHDHGDEAPAASSNGPQRQPDGSVFLPKPSQRQIGVRTQLIKQEPLARSHELAGKVIMDPTTGGKVQAMVMGRLVPGPDGLPQIGQSVRKGQVLAYIEPASGVLERSGQMAQVAELRAGQALAQKRLARLRELSETVPRKEIEAAESEVNSLTERARALSGGLAGRDVLKAPVSGVIASSPAVAGQVVDARELVFEVVDPTQLRIEALAYDPAMAQNLAGAALAVGGQKVPLSFVGAASSLREQALPMLFKGTSESLSRLAVGMPVVVFVQEATTVPGYRVPSGALMKNPANQNIVWVKDQAERFEPRVVNITPLDGASIAVTSGLADGDRVVVEGASLINQVR, translated from the coding sequence ATGAAGCGCAACTTCCGTTTCCTAATGACGACGGCCATGGCGGCTGCATTGGCTCTGGCTGCTCCCGCGTTCGCTCACGACGGCCATGACCACGGCGACGAAGCGCCGGCTGCGTCTTCCAATGGCCCCCAGCGCCAGCCTGATGGCAGCGTGTTTCTTCCGAAACCGTCGCAACGTCAGATCGGTGTACGCACCCAGCTGATCAAGCAGGAGCCCTTGGCCCGCAGCCATGAACTGGCTGGCAAAGTAATCATGGACCCGACGACAGGCGGCAAGGTCCAGGCAATGGTAATGGGCCGGCTGGTGCCCGGGCCGGATGGTCTGCCGCAGATCGGCCAATCCGTGCGCAAGGGCCAGGTGCTGGCTTACATCGAACCGGCCAGCGGTGTGCTGGAGCGCTCAGGCCAGATGGCCCAGGTTGCCGAGCTGCGTGCGGGCCAAGCGCTCGCGCAGAAGCGCTTGGCCCGGCTGCGCGAGCTGTCGGAGACCGTGCCCCGCAAGGAGATCGAAGCAGCCGAAAGCGAAGTGAACAGCCTGACCGAACGCGCCCGCGCCTTGAGCGGGGGCCTCGCCGGCAGGGACGTACTGAAGGCCCCAGTCAGCGGCGTCATCGCATCCAGCCCCGCAGTTGCCGGGCAGGTCGTGGATGCGCGCGAACTGGTGTTTGAGGTGGTCGATCCGACCCAACTGCGCATCGAGGCGCTTGCCTACGATCCGGCAATGGCACAGAACCTGGCCGGTGCTGCACTCGCAGTAGGCGGTCAGAAGGTGCCGCTGAGCTTCGTCGGTGCCGCCAGCAGCCTGCGCGAGCAGGCCCTGCCCATGCTGTTCAAGGGCACCAGCGAAAGCCTCTCGCGCTTGGCGGTCGGTATGCCGGTGGTGGTCTTCGTGCAAGAGGCGACGACGGTACCTGGCTACCGCGTGCCTTCCGGTGCGCTGATGAAGAACCCTGCCAACCAGAACATCGTCTGGGTCAAAGACCAGGCCGAGCGCTTCGAGCCGCGTGTCGTGAACATCACTCCTTTGGATGGTGCATCCATCGCTGTCACTTCGGGCCTGGCGGACGGCGACCGCGTGGTTGTCGAGGGCGCGTCCCTGATCAATCAAGTTCGTTGA